In Chroicocephalus ridibundus chromosome 4, bChrRid1.1, whole genome shotgun sequence, one genomic interval encodes:
- the LBHD2 gene encoding LBH domain-containing protein 2, translating to MTEVMNTREPVMEEFALSQTPEEEGGPSSQAFPDSREKYPKLSKRLPSIVVEPTESGEVESGELRWPPDDLKSAEDKGLHGDQRVCVQQQQQQQQMDLEDTSAHSAQEVEDSTDTLESRTEEDE from the exons ATGACAGAGGTGATGAACACACGGGAACCGGTGATGGAGGAATTCGCGCTCAGCCAGACTCCTGAGGAAGAAGGAGGCCCTTCAAGCCAG GCCTTCCCCGACTCACGTGAGAAGTACCCCAAGCTGTCCAAAAGACTGCCGTCGATCGTGGTGGAGCCGACCGAGTCTGGGGAGGTGGAGAGCGGGGAGCTGCGCTGGCCTCCTGATGACCTGAAATCGGCAGAAGACAAGGGTCTTCATGGTGACCAAAGAGTCTgtgtccagcagcagcagcagcagcagcagatggatcTGGAAG ATACTTCAGCGCACTCAGCTCAAGAAGTGGAAGACAGTACAGACACTctggaaagcagaactgaagagGACGAGTAG